The segment CCCCTTGAACAGTCTCTGCGCCAGTCCCTGTTGTCAGTTGACAAAAAATAGGACACCCGCTCCCATAACGATGATTGACCCGTACGTTCTCCTACAAGGCATCAGCCGTCCCTGCGCTCTTTCGCATCGTTGATGATGCGGCGAAAAAGGTCCTCGTGGGCTTTCAGGTCCTTGTCCGTGACGCGGATATACAGAGTGCAATATTTATGAGTCGCACGGCGCGACCTTCACCACTAAGGTCATAAAAATACTGCTTGGAGGAAACATGGCCGCCCTTGATCAAATTCTGCAATCTTATCGCGATTTCGCCATTACTGAACGAGAAAAGGGCACCTATTTTGAGCGTCTTGGGATGGCGTTCTTCATAAATGACCCGGTTCAGGCTGAAGAGTATGAAGCGGTGTGGCCCTGGTCCGAATGGGCCAAAGCCAACGGCTGGGATGGCAAGGATGTCGGGATCGACCTCGTGGCAAAGTTGCGCAACGAAGATGGTTTTGCTGCGATCCAAGCCAAGTTCTACGCGGCAGATACCCGCATCCAAAAGGCGCATATCGACAGCTTTATCTCTGCGTCCGGAAAGGAACCGTTTCGCAGGCGGGTTGTTCTTGACACGACTGAGCAAGAGTGGGGCGCAAACGCTGAGGAGATGATCCGAGGTCAGGCTATTCCGGTCATCCGGATCGGGCTGACCGACCTGCGAGAGAGCAGGATCGACTGGACGATCTTTGAGGCGCGCGGCGAGATCGTTTTGGCCGCAAAGAAAACCCTGATGCCACATCAGCGCGATGCACTGATAGATGTTGCTAAGGGGCTGGCCGTCGCCGACCGTGGCAAGATGATTATGGCTTGCGGCACCGGAAAAACCTTTACCTCGCTGAAAATCGCAGAGGCCATCGCAGGCAAGGGCAAGCGTGTTTTGTTCATGGTGCCATCGCTGGCGCTGATGTCCCAGACGGTTCGGGAGTGGACCAATGACACCGAAACACCGATCCGCGCCTTTGCTGTCTGTTCGGATGCCCATGTAGGCAAGCGCCGGAAAAGCACCGATGACGTGGCCGAAATCGAAATCCATGATCTGGCGTTTCCGGCTACCACCGATCCCGTCAAGGTCGCGGCAAAGGCTGGCGAGGATGATCCGGAACGTATGACGGTCATTTTCTCGACCTATCAATCCATCGTCACCCTGTCCCGTGCGCAGGAAGCGGGCCTTCCCGACTTCGATCTGATCATCTGCGATGAAGCGCACCGAACCACCGGCGCAACGCTAGACGGCGAGGAAGAGTCGAACTTCGTCAAGATCCACAGCAACGACCATGTCAGGGCCCGCAAGCGCCTCTACATGACGGCGACGCCACGCATCTTCGGCGACAATGTCCGCAGCAAGGCCGATGAGGTCGGCGCCGAGCTGGCCTCGATGGACAACCCCGCCCTATTTGGCGAGACGCTGTTTTATCGCGGCTTCGGTTGGGCTGTGCAGAACGGGCTGCTCACCGATTACAAGGTCATCGTCCTGGCGATGGACGAAGGGCTGGTCAGCGCGGCGGTCCAGAAGCGCCTCGGCGATGCGGGCAGCGAGTTGGTGCTGGACGACGCCACCAAGATCATCGGTTGCTACAAGGCGCTGACCAAGGTCGACCTCAAGGCTGACGTCACCGCCGATCCCCACCCGATGCGGCGCGCGCTGGCCTTCGCCAAGGATATCCGCAGTTCCAAACTTATCCGCGACGAATTCACCGCCGTGGTTGATGAATACCTCGGCCAGGACAGCCTGATTGAATCCGACGAGCCGTCCAAGCACCTGCAATGTGAAATCGAACATGTCGACGGCACCTTCAACGCCAAGACCCGCGGCGCTCTGCTGGATTGGCTCAAGGCCGATGCTGGCGAAAACACTTGCCGCATACTGACCAACGCCCGTTGCCTGTCCGAAGGTGTCGACGTGCCCGCCCTTGATGCGATCATGTTCCTGCACCCGCGCAAAAGCCAGATCGATGTGGTGCAATCGGTTGGTCGCGTCATGCGCAAGACTGACACCAAGAAGATGGGCTATGTCATTCTGCCGGTCGGCGTCCCCGCAGGTGTGCCGCCTGAACAGGCGCTTGCCGACAATGAACGATACCGCGTCGTCTGGCAGATTCTGAACGCCCTGCGCGCCCATGACGAACGCTTCGACAGCACCATCAACAAGGCTTCCCTCGGTCAGGACATCTCGGACAGGGTCGAAATCGTCGGCATCAACGCTGACACCGAAGAACTCCGGTCGGTCACCGCCGTTGTCGACAAGCTGCCCACCAAAACCAAAGCCGCAAGTTCTGGCATTGGCGCAGGCAACGGCGGCCCTGGCGATGACGTCATCGAGGGGCCTGAACCCCGCCAAACCGAAATGACCTTCTCCATCGACGAATTCTCCCGCGCCATCATGGCCAAGATCGTCAAGAAATGCGGCACCCGCGATTATTGGGAGGATTGGTCCGCCTCCATCGCCGAGATCGCCAAGAACCATATCACCCGCCTGACCGCCCTTCTGAAAGCCCCCGACACCGAAGCCCGCAAAGCCTTTGACGCCTTCCTCGCTGAACTGCGCGACGATTTGAACGACACCATCTCCGAAGGCGACGCCATCGAGATGCTGGCCCAGCACATCATCACCCGGCCCGTGTTCGAGACCCTGTTCGAAGGCCACAAGTTCACCGCCGAAAACCCCGTCTCCCGCGCCATGCAGCGCGTGCTGGATGTGCTGAACGAGGCCAATCTCGACAAGGAATCCAAAGACCTCGAAAAGTTCTATGCCAGCGTCAAGATGCGCTCGCAGGGCATCACCGACCCCCAGGCCAAGCAAAAGCTGATCGTCGAGCTTTACGACAAGTTCTTCCGCCGCGCCTTCCCCCGCACCACCGAAAAGCTGGGCATCGTCTACACCCCGGTCGAGATCGTCGATTTCATCATCCATTCGGTGAACGAGGTTCTGCAATCCGAATTCGGCCAGACCCTCGGCTCCCCCGGCGTCCACATCATCGACCCCTTCACCGGCACCGGCACCTTCATCACCCGCCTGCTGCAATCCGGCCTGATCGCGCCCGAAGAGATGGAGCACAAGTTCCGCAACGAAATCCACGCAAACGAGATCGTGCTGCTGGCCTATTACATTGCCGCGATCAACATCGAAGCGGTCTATCACGGGCTGCAGGGCGGCGACTATGTGCCGTTCGAGGGCATCTGCCTGACCGACACCTTCCAGATGTATGAAAGCGACGACCTGATCTCGCATTACATGCCCGACAACTCGGAGCGGCGGAAACGGCAGAAGGCGACGGATATTCGGGTGATCGTGGGGAACCCGCCCTATTCCTCTGGCCAGCAAAACGAAAACGACAATAATAAGAATGTGTACTACACAAATCTTGATGCTCGCATTTCTGAAACTTACGTTGCATCTTCTGCTAATCAGATGGGCAAAAGTAAATCTTATAACTCCTATATCCGAGCCATTCGCTGGGGCAGCGATCAGCTTAAAAAGGCAGGTGGTGGCGTTATGGGGTTCGTCACCGATGCTGGATGGATCGATGGAAATGCGATGGACGGTATGCGCGCATGCCTTGAGGCAGAGTTTAGCAGCCTATACATTTTTCATCTTCGAGGTAATGCTAGGACTTCTGGAGAAAAGCGTCGCAAAGAGAAAGGCAACGTTTTCGGTGAAGGAACTCGATCCCCTATCGCCATTTCAATCTTGGTTCAGAATCAAAGCGATGGTGGCATGATACATTTTCATGACATTGGGGATTACCTTACTGAGCAAGAGAAGCTCAATGTCATTCAGGATTTTGGTAGCATCGGCGGTATTTCGAAGAAATCTGGATGGAAAAATATTACGCCGAATGATCAGCATGATTGGCTGGACCAAAGAGATGACTCATTTTCCGCCTTTTTGAAGGCGGGAGACAAGAAAAGTACGGAAGTCACTCTATTTGAGACTTACTCAATGGGAATAAAATCTAATCGCGATGATTGGGTTTACAATTTTTCGAAGAGCGACCTGAAAGCCAACACTTCCCTCATGTTTGAAACTTTTTCTGCCGAAAAGATTGTCCTTTCAAACTTGAAGGGGGATGAAATAGCAGAGCAAGTCACTAGGGATAGCCGTAAAATAAAATGGACAACGGATGTGATATCTGATTTGAGTAAGGGCAAATCGTTCTTCTTTGATGCAGAAAATATTGAGCACGCAGTTTATCGGCCATTCCAAAAAATGTGGTGGTATTCTGACCCGAGCTGGAATTGGACGAGGCACCTTATGCCATTGTTTTTCCCCACCTCAAAAGTGAAGAACCACACCATTTGTGTGTCAGGGGTCGGCGCAGGCAAGGGCTTTTCGGCGCTGATGGTCGACAATGTACCCAATCTTCACACCGTAGATACCGGTCAGTGCTTTCCGTTGAAGCTATATGAAGATCAGCGGGAAAAAGGCGACGCAGACCTGTTCTCTGGTCGAGATGTCGCGGATGGCTACCGTGTTCGCGACGGTATCACCGACGCTGGCTTAAAACACTTTGAGGACGCGTATCCCGGCGAGACGATCACCAAGGAAGACCTGTTCTACTACGTCTACGGCCTCCTGCATTCCGAGGATTACCGCGCGAAATACGCCGACAACCTGTCCAAGGAACTGCCCCGCATTCCCCGCGTGAAAACGGCCGCCGACTTCTGGGCCTTCAACCGCGCCGGTCGCACCCTCGGCGATCTGCATGTGAACTATGAAACCGTCGAACCCTATCCGGTCACGATCAAGCAAGGCGATCTGCGCCTGGCCGACGTCAAAAACCCCGAGGCCTTCTACCGCGTCACGAAATGGGCTTTCGGTAAATCCGGCAAGGACAAGGACAAGACCACCGTCATCTACAACCCCAACATCACCATGCAGGATATCCCGTTGGAGGCCTACGACTACGTCGTGAACGGCAAGCCCGCCCTCGAATGGGTGATGGAACGCCAAGTGGTCAAGACCGACAAGGACAGCGGTATCGAAAACGACGCCAACCGCTATGCCAACGAGACGATGAACAACCCCGCTTATCCGCTGGAACTCTTCCAGCGCGTCATCACCGTCAGCCTGCGCACCATGGAAATCGTCCGCGCCCTGCCAAAGCTGGAGGTGATGTGATGCAGGGGATACCGGGTCAATCGGTCATGGGCCAAAATACATTTCCAGTTCTTCGCGGCTGAGGGAATGTCGATACCTCCCAAGAAACGCGCGGTTGGCTTGGTCTTCGCACCATTCGATTTCGTCGCAGTGCCGGGAATAGGTCCGCTGCCACATCCCTTTTGGCTTGAGGGCGATTCCATATGCAGCGCCACGTTGCCCGCCCATTGCCATGCGCCGCTTGTCCGCGCGGCGCAGCATCCGGTCTTCAACGGCCTCCGACTGGCTCGCATAGGCAATGCTGTAGCAGTGACGGCAGAGAAAGTAGCGCCCGCCCTTAAACAGCTTTGCAACTCTGCGTCGGCAAGGGGTGCCATTTAGGACGCCGGGACAGCCAAAGAACGGTCGGGTGCCACCGTAGTGGCAGTGGATTTGGAAGACAGGGATTGATTGCTCTACATCATAGTAGTCACCTGTCTTTTCCGTGATGCGAAAACTGACTACCAACTGCGACTGTTGGGCGCTCAGGCTTATACCCGCGACTTGCTCGCCATCCCGGTGCCAGCGCCAGTTGCCAGACCAGCCGGGTTTTAGACAACCTTCACGGTTGAGCCTGTTCACATCCAGCGTGCGGCAATCCTCTGCCAACTGGTTACGACGGGGGCGTCCAGAGCCGTATCCACCCATTATCTGCCGCCCCGGCTTTTTCCGAAATCATTAGTCAACTTCTGCTTCCTCTCAGTTTTGGACCTGTCGGGTTGCCGCTGGCAAAGGTGCCCTCGTCGTCCGCCCATCTACCCCAAACACCGTAACCGCGCCTGTTCCCCGGCGTGTGCTAAATTCCGGCGGTGGTGGTGCTTTCGTCATGTCAAAGGCAGCCTTTGTTACCCGTCAGTTACCCCTGTAGCATGTATCATAAATACAGGTAATCTAAACCTTTGTTTAATAGCGTTAATTATATTTAGGAAATTTGACTATATATCAAACTATCTTCACGTTCTGGGCAGAAAAAGGTGCGGAAAGGCTCTCTTTTGTGATTGGTTCGCAAGTGGGTTCAACGGCCATCGCGTCGAGGTGAGCAGTTTGGCCAATGGTTAATTAAAGCCGATCCCGTGCCAGTATCTGTAGGGCGTCCAAAAATTACAGGTGTGCCGGGCGCTGGTGTGAATGGCACGAATGGCGCGTTTTTTCGGGTTGTGACGTATGAGGGAAAAAAGAAAAACATGCGCCCACAAATTACAGCAATTACTGACACAGACTTTTTCTTTTTTCCTATTGCACCATAATTGAGAAAACGCGCCATTCGCGCCATTCTGGCCCCCGTTAAATTACTGAGCCGCGCGGCGCTGGCATCATGGGCAGTATCGGCTCTGGTGAATTAATTTTAATGTGTTCATAAATCCGCAATCCGTCAGTGACTTTGCCTGTCGGGTGGCCCAAACGCTGTAACCGCTTCGAGAAGGTTTCGCGGTTGACTGTTTTCTTGATGCCCTGCGCCTCCGCCCATCGTCCGTATGCCTCATACAGCCACCCGCCCGGCGTCTTGGCACCAACCTCACGCGTGCAAGCATCCTGCACAAACTGCGCCACTTGGTCCGCATCCAGCCGCCATTCTGCCTTGGCCGCCTCGCTCGATGCCGGTTGCGTGAAGCCATTGGCCACCGCGTGAGCGTAGGCGGTAAGGCAAATCGTCAGGATGCCAGGTAGCTCCTGAAACAGCTTCCCCTTGAGCGTCACGTCCTGTTCGTGCTCTGCGAATGTCCGGTTGAATGTCAGCAGCACGGCCCGGCGGAACAGTGCATCCGAAAAATCACGGGTATGCGGTAAGTGGTTCGTGCCGAACCAGCATGTAGAAAATGGTCGCATGTCGAAAGGATCCCGATGCTTACGCTCAACTGTCGATGTTTCGCCGGACGTGATTGCCTTCAACTCGGCGTCAGCTATGACTTCGCCCTGATGGAGTTCTGACACGATGTTCGCCAACTTGTCCTTCAGGTGCGCGCGCTGGTAGGGGCTTTCGAATTTAGACGGCGCAACGCCTGCCACGTTCTCCGCCCCGGCCATCGCTTCCAGCACGGCCAGTGCCACGCTCTTTCCGTTACCGCCTGGTCCCAAGAGCATCACGAAACGCTCATGCTGGGCGTGGCTCATCAAGGTGTATCCCATGAGTTCCAGCAGGCACGTACACTTGTCGTCGCGGTCCGCGTCGTCGCGGAATACGTCGCCTAGGAATCGCCGGAATAGCGGGGCGGTCGCGCTCAGGTCGAGATCGACTGGAATTTGCGTAGTGCGGTAATCCTCGCGCCGGTGCGGCCTGAGCGTCCATCTGCCGCCTTCCAGCACGGCCAGCCCGTTGAGGCAGTTGACCACTTCCGGCTCGCCTATGTTGAACGCATGGCCGGGGCGGTAAATCTCGTTCTTCAGCACCTCTGCAACGCCGTTGACGGCATGGTTCATCACAGTAACGCCACGCGCCTCCAAGGCGGCTTGCGTAGCCTTTTTTACCGCCCTGTCCTCTTGTTCCCTCCAGACGCCAGACGCTTGCCAGCGCCACACGCCCGAGTCTGTGCACAGGATATTTTCTTGCCCAATGCCGTCGAGCGTCGCCCGTGCCAATGTCAGATGGTCCGGCGCTTCCTGGTTGCCATCGGCGTGTGCCT is part of the Paracoccaceae bacterium Fryx2 genome and harbors:
- a CDS encoding phage/plasmid primase, P4 family translates to MLTLTMEHPLVIDAAQIRAARVEAAQIAEQRRAARGTTSETDGIISQFCALFSVEYMLAECGYTQRRNSDDWQSTHQTSGSFATRDYGDHWLSHSGSDATAGLGIVTKNGDRTGDAFDLFCHFKHEGKKKAAYAEAAAMVSLSRTRQHMPQMPGTNTAPAVTLRDFETLKMHARYVTADDADKIHEILIEANALPRLKQEIILKALKAATGIGMGELREALKEAHADGNQEAPDHLTLARATLDGIGQENILCTDSGVWRWQASGVWREQEDRAVKKATQAALEARGVTVMNHAVNGVAEVLKNEIYRPGHAFNIGEPEVVNCLNGLAVLEGGRWTLRPHRREDYRTTQIPVDLDLSATAPLFRRFLGDVFRDDADRDDKCTCLLELMGYTLMSHAQHERFVMLLGPGGNGKSVALAVLEAMAGAENVAGVAPSKFESPYQRAHLKDKLANIVSELHQGEVIADAELKAITSGETSTVERKHRDPFDMRPFSTCWFGTNHLPHTRDFSDALFRRAVLLTFNRTFAEHEQDVTLKGKLFQELPGILTICLTAYAHAVANGFTQPASSEAAKAEWRLDADQVAQFVQDACTREVGAKTPGGWLYEAYGRWAEAQGIKKTVNRETFSKRLQRLGHPTGKVTDGLRIYEHIKINSPEPILPMMPAPRGSVI
- a CDS encoding type ISP restriction/modification enzyme encodes the protein MAALDQILQSYRDFAITEREKGTYFERLGMAFFINDPVQAEEYEAVWPWSEWAKANGWDGKDVGIDLVAKLRNEDGFAAIQAKFYAADTRIQKAHIDSFISASGKEPFRRRVVLDTTEQEWGANAEEMIRGQAIPVIRIGLTDLRESRIDWTIFEARGEIVLAAKKTLMPHQRDALIDVAKGLAVADRGKMIMACGTGKTFTSLKIAEAIAGKGKRVLFMVPSLALMSQTVREWTNDTETPIRAFAVCSDAHVGKRRKSTDDVAEIEIHDLAFPATTDPVKVAAKAGEDDPERMTVIFSTYQSIVTLSRAQEAGLPDFDLIICDEAHRTTGATLDGEEESNFVKIHSNDHVRARKRLYMTATPRIFGDNVRSKADEVGAELASMDNPALFGETLFYRGFGWAVQNGLLTDYKVIVLAMDEGLVSAAVQKRLGDAGSELVLDDATKIIGCYKALTKVDLKADVTADPHPMRRALAFAKDIRSSKLIRDEFTAVVDEYLGQDSLIESDEPSKHLQCEIEHVDGTFNAKTRGALLDWLKADAGENTCRILTNARCLSEGVDVPALDAIMFLHPRKSQIDVVQSVGRVMRKTDTKKMGYVILPVGVPAGVPPEQALADNERYRVVWQILNALRAHDERFDSTINKASLGQDISDRVEIVGINADTEELRSVTAVVDKLPTKTKAASSGIGAGNGGPGDDVIEGPEPRQTEMTFSIDEFSRAIMAKIVKKCGTRDYWEDWSASIAEIAKNHITRLTALLKAPDTEARKAFDAFLAELRDDLNDTISEGDAIEMLAQHIITRPVFETLFEGHKFTAENPVSRAMQRVLDVLNEANLDKESKDLEKFYASVKMRSQGITDPQAKQKLIVELYDKFFRRAFPRTTEKLGIVYTPVEIVDFIIHSVNEVLQSEFGQTLGSPGVHIIDPFTGTGTFITRLLQSGLIAPEEMEHKFRNEIHANEIVLLAYYIAAINIEAVYHGLQGGDYVPFEGICLTDTFQMYESDDLISHYMPDNSERRKRQKATDIRVIVGNPPYSSGQQNENDNNKNVYYTNLDARISETYVASSANQMGKSKSYNSYIRAIRWGSDQLKKAGGGVMGFVTDAGWIDGNAMDGMRACLEAEFSSLYIFHLRGNARTSGEKRRKEKGNVFGEGTRSPIAISILVQNQSDGGMIHFHDIGDYLTEQEKLNVIQDFGSIGGISKKSGWKNITPNDQHDWLDQRDDSFSAFLKAGDKKSTEVTLFETYSMGIKSNRDDWVYNFSKSDLKANTSLMFETFSAEKIVLSNLKGDEIAEQVTRDSRKIKWTTDVISDLSKGKSFFFDAENIEHAVYRPFQKMWWYSDPSWNWTRHLMPLFFPTSKVKNHTICVSGVGAGKGFSALMVDNVPNLHTVDTGQCFPLKLYEDQREKGDADLFSGRDVADGYRVRDGITDAGLKHFEDAYPGETITKEDLFYYVYGLLHSEDYRAKYADNLSKELPRIPRVKTAADFWAFNRAGRTLGDLHVNYETVEPYPVTIKQGDLRLADVKNPEAFYRVTKWAFGKSGKDKDKTTVIYNPNITMQDIPLEAYDYVVNGKPALEWVMERQVVKTDKDSGIENDANRYANETMNNPAYPLELFQRVITVSLRTMEIVRALPKLEVM